One Citricoccus sp. K5 DNA window includes the following coding sequences:
- the rpiA gene encoding ribose 5-phosphate isomerase A, giving the protein MDLPTIVTRSEQDRAKLAAGHYAAETYVFDGGKIGLGSGTTSHYFVRALAERLRTENLDIICAVTSRSTHDLALELGIPLAELDEIGRLDVCVDGPDEIDAEGSMIKGGGACLLWEKLVARNSDKVVIVADELKAVDTLGAFPLPIEVIQFSWNTTAQAIRRLLVEYGYAEDTLIYRRERDGQPIITDNGNYILDVKLDEAWSIRELTVALNQIPGVVENGFFVDIAHEVVFGRPDGTAEVHTFPYLLEQK; this is encoded by the coding sequence ATGGACCTTCCCACGATTGTCACCCGTTCCGAACAGGACCGGGCCAAACTGGCGGCAGGACACTATGCCGCCGAGACCTACGTCTTCGACGGCGGAAAGATCGGGCTGGGATCAGGGACCACGTCCCACTACTTTGTCCGGGCTCTGGCTGAGCGGCTCCGGACAGAGAACCTGGACATCATCTGTGCCGTAACCTCCCGTTCCACCCATGATCTCGCCTTGGAGTTGGGCATTCCGCTGGCCGAGCTGGACGAGATCGGTCGCCTCGACGTTTGCGTCGACGGTCCCGACGAGATCGATGCGGAGGGCTCCATGATCAAGGGCGGCGGCGCGTGCCTGCTCTGGGAGAAGCTGGTGGCCCGGAACTCGGACAAAGTGGTCATCGTCGCCGATGAGCTCAAAGCCGTCGACACTCTGGGTGCCTTCCCCCTTCCGATCGAGGTCATTCAGTTCTCCTGGAACACCACCGCACAGGCCATCCGCCGGCTGCTCGTGGAGTACGGATACGCGGAGGACACCTTGATTTACCGTCGTGAGCGCGACGGACAGCCCATCATCACGGACAACGGTAACTACATTCTCGACGTCAAGCTGGACGAAGCCTGGTCCATCCGTGAGCTCACGGTGGCCCTGAACCAGATTCCCGGCGTCGTCGAGAACGGCTTCTTCGTGGACATCGCACACGAAGTCGTCTTCGGGCGTCCCGACGGTACGGCTGAGGTTCACACCTTCCCCTACTTGCTGGAGCAAAAGTAA
- a CDS encoding HAD family hydrolase, which produces MTNYTSVVFDLDGTLVDSSEDITAALNEAIRPVGGRELRAAEVVGLLGEGSLRLVEGALAQSTAGMPGAVGELKQVHARYAAEYRARPAELSTVYPGVREALAALDQAGIAMGVCTNKSQVMAEIVLEELGITRYFRGIVGNDAVPSSKPDPAHVIACFEALGESPATGLYVGDSVIDEAAATGADVDFLAVGWAPVEVKGLRLDSYFDLPGLVLEPSRI; this is translated from the coding sequence ATGACCAACTACACATCGGTGGTCTTTGACTTGGACGGGACGCTGGTCGATTCCAGCGAGGACATCACGGCGGCCCTGAACGAGGCCATCAGGCCGGTGGGCGGGCGCGAGCTCAGGGCTGCGGAAGTGGTCGGTCTGCTGGGAGAGGGATCCCTTCGCCTGGTCGAGGGGGCCTTGGCCCAGTCGACGGCCGGGATGCCTGGTGCAGTCGGCGAGCTGAAGCAGGTCCATGCCCGGTACGCCGCAGAGTATCGGGCCCGGCCGGCTGAGCTGTCCACGGTGTACCCCGGAGTTCGGGAGGCACTGGCCGCCCTGGACCAGGCCGGCATCGCCATGGGCGTTTGCACCAACAAATCGCAGGTCATGGCCGAGATCGTGCTGGAGGAGTTGGGGATCACCCGGTACTTCCGGGGGATCGTCGGCAATGACGCCGTGCCGAGCTCGAAGCCGGACCCGGCCCATGTAATCGCCTGCTTCGAGGCCCTCGGCGAGTCCCCGGCAACCGGGCTCTACGTGGGTGACTCCGTGATCGATGAAGCAGCGGCCACCGGGGCTGACGTCGACTTCCTCGCCGTCGGCTGGGCACCCGTGGAGGTCAAGGGCTTACGGCTGGACAGTTACTTCGACCTGCCCGGACTCGTCCTTGAACCATCCAGAATCTAA
- the xylB gene encoding xylulokinase produces the protein MEPTTTSCYLGVDLGTSSVKVVAVDEEAAIVVSATRTYPLHSPESGWVEQDPLDWWRATAEAVREVVDEHPELRIAGIGLTGQMHGLVALDDAGEVVRPAILWNDNRTDAQVQEIVERVGGQDRLLALTNNPALAGFTAGKILWLQQCEPESFAQVASVLLPKDYLRYRMTGINATDVSDASGTGLFDVRNRRWSDEMFTLLGLPRGLMPTVFESSEVTGYLSSATAEELGLPAGIPVVAGGGDSVLQTTSMGITQEGAMGITIGTAGIVAQAAEHCPDNVGARVQVSCGNEPGRWHVMGVALTCGETLLWLTRALSTVKEDLKVADVVRLAESAEPGSQGLRFAPYLVGERCPYPDPGLRAAWFGLDLRHTAADMARAGIEGALLNVREIRDLFASLGLQADRVLTSGGAARFPLWKETLSNVLNTRIEFVRGGQGGAAYGAALLAGIGVGRWRDLDDALQAVGTEEYTDPNPGIAGLYDNVFREFKAMMAGLAAYRAACGQKEMTP, from the coding sequence ATGGAACCGACCACGACATCCTGCTACCTCGGCGTGGACCTGGGCACATCCTCGGTCAAGGTGGTGGCCGTTGACGAGGAGGCCGCCATCGTCGTCTCGGCGACACGCACGTACCCATTGCACTCTCCGGAATCCGGGTGGGTGGAACAGGACCCCCTCGACTGGTGGCGCGCCACGGCCGAGGCCGTACGCGAGGTAGTGGATGAGCATCCAGAACTGCGTATCGCCGGGATCGGGCTCACCGGTCAGATGCACGGCCTGGTGGCCCTGGACGATGCCGGAGAGGTGGTGCGACCGGCCATCCTCTGGAACGACAACCGCACCGATGCCCAGGTCCAGGAGATCGTCGAGCGAGTCGGAGGGCAGGACCGGCTCCTGGCCTTGACGAACAATCCCGCGTTGGCGGGATTCACGGCGGGCAAGATCCTGTGGCTGCAGCAGTGCGAGCCGGAGTCCTTCGCGCAGGTAGCCTCCGTCCTCCTGCCCAAGGACTACCTCCGCTATCGGATGACCGGGATCAACGCGACAGACGTCTCCGACGCCTCCGGAACGGGTCTGTTCGATGTGCGGAACCGCCGATGGAGCGACGAGATGTTCACGCTCCTAGGTTTGCCCCGTGGGCTGATGCCCACCGTCTTCGAATCCTCGGAGGTGACGGGGTACCTCTCGAGCGCAACTGCCGAGGAGTTGGGGCTGCCCGCCGGGATTCCGGTGGTCGCCGGGGGAGGTGACTCCGTCCTGCAGACGACCTCCATGGGCATCACTCAGGAGGGGGCCATGGGCATCACCATCGGCACGGCGGGGATCGTGGCGCAGGCCGCCGAGCACTGCCCTGACAATGTCGGCGCCCGGGTCCAGGTCTCCTGCGGCAACGAACCCGGGCGGTGGCACGTCATGGGGGTGGCCCTGACCTGTGGTGAGACCCTCCTGTGGCTCACTCGGGCCTTGTCCACCGTCAAGGAGGACCTAAAGGTCGCCGACGTCGTCCGCTTGGCCGAGTCCGCGGAGCCTGGCTCCCAGGGGCTTCGGTTCGCCCCCTATCTCGTGGGAGAGCGGTGCCCCTACCCGGATCCCGGCCTCCGTGCCGCGTGGTTCGGGCTGGACCTGCGGCATACCGCCGCGGACATGGCCCGTGCTGGCATCGAGGGCGCCCTGCTGAACGTGCGCGAGATTCGCGACCTCTTCGCGTCTCTCGGCCTTCAGGCCGACCGCGTGCTCACATCGGGTGGGGCCGCGAGGTTCCCCCTGTGGAAAGAGACATTGTCTAACGTCCTCAACACCCGGATCGAGTTTGTCCGAGGCGGACAGGGCGGGGCGGCCTACGGGGCGGCACTGCTAGCCGGCATCGGCGTCGGACGGTGGCGGGACTTGGACGATGCCCTCCAGGCCGTGGGCACCGAAGAGTACACGGACCCGAACCCAGGGATCGCAGGGCTCTACGACAACGTCTTCAGGGAATTCAAGGCCATGATGGCCGGCTTGGCCGCCTACCGGGCGGCGTGCGGACAGAAGGAGATGACGCCATGA
- a CDS encoding aldehyde dehydrogenase, with the protein MTMNQTPLKNLIGASWVDGTGTATDVVDPSTGETCARIREAGQELVDQAVASARKAFGAWRQTTEFDRRALLRQLAGLVRRDLEPLAQDITREMGKPIGESRGEVSKLAEAFEYYAEEAVRVYGRTIPNEARNVTSIVRYEPIGVVAAISPWNYPLELIGWKLAASLAAGCTMVLKPSEYTPTSAVRLFGLLAEVGLPSGVANLILGAGTTGGQLTSHPGIDKVAFTGSGRTGAAITRGLAHALPVSMELGGSCPQIVTATANIDDAVAGCLRRGFRNAGQICIAINRVYVARAVHAEFVEKLAAAVVGLSVGPGTEDPDVGPVTNAEIQDRFLDHIADARDNGGTVVVGGTAIDRPGTWVQPAVVDNVNDQCLIATEETFGPVVGVTAFDDNDEAVELANGTTAGLAAYLYATDVSEIFEMGHRLDFGNVAVNNPDAGIMNAPYGGRKGSGHGYEHGPEGLHAYLNIKHLRIRY; encoded by the coding sequence ATGACCATGAACCAGACCCCCTTGAAAAACCTGATCGGAGCATCCTGGGTCGACGGCACCGGAACGGCCACCGACGTCGTGGACCCCTCCACCGGCGAGACCTGTGCGCGTATCCGGGAGGCCGGTCAGGAGCTCGTCGATCAGGCTGTCGCCTCGGCCCGGAAGGCCTTTGGAGCTTGGAGGCAGACCACCGAGTTCGATCGACGGGCACTCTTGCGCCAGCTGGCCGGGTTGGTGCGCCGTGACCTGGAGCCCCTCGCCCAGGACATCACCCGGGAGATGGGCAAGCCGATCGGCGAATCCCGGGGCGAGGTCAGTAAGCTGGCCGAAGCGTTCGAGTACTACGCGGAAGAGGCAGTGCGCGTCTACGGCCGAACCATCCCCAATGAGGCTAGGAACGTCACCAGCATCGTCCGCTACGAGCCCATCGGTGTGGTCGCGGCGATCTCGCCCTGGAACTATCCACTGGAACTTATCGGGTGGAAGCTAGCGGCTTCCCTGGCGGCCGGCTGCACCATGGTGCTCAAGCCTTCCGAGTACACGCCCACCTCGGCGGTGCGCCTGTTCGGGCTGCTCGCCGAGGTGGGTCTGCCCTCGGGTGTGGCCAACCTGATCCTCGGCGCCGGGACCACGGGAGGCCAGCTGACATCCCACCCGGGCATCGACAAGGTGGCCTTCACCGGCTCGGGACGCACGGGCGCGGCGATCACGCGTGGCCTGGCTCATGCGCTGCCGGTCTCCATGGAGTTGGGAGGCTCCTGTCCGCAGATCGTCACCGCCACAGCGAACATCGACGACGCCGTGGCAGGTTGTCTGCGCCGCGGATTCCGCAATGCGGGGCAGATTTGCATCGCCATCAACCGGGTCTACGTGGCGCGGGCGGTCCACGCCGAGTTCGTGGAGAAGCTCGCCGCAGCCGTGGTAGGCCTGTCCGTCGGCCCCGGTACCGAGGACCCCGACGTCGGCCCGGTCACGAACGCGGAGATCCAGGACCGCTTCCTGGACCACATTGCCGATGCCCGGGACAATGGCGGCACGGTGGTGGTCGGCGGAACAGCGATCGACCGCCCCGGCACCTGGGTCCAGCCGGCGGTCGTGGACAACGTCAATGACCAGTGCCTGATCGCCACCGAGGAGACCTTCGGCCCCGTCGTCGGCGTGACAGCCTTCGATGACAATGACGAGGCCGTCGAGCTGGCCAATGGGACAACGGCCGGGCTGGCCGCCTATCTCTATGCCACCGACGTCTCCGAGATCTTCGAGATGGGCCACCGGCTTGATTTCGGGAACGTTGCCGTCAACAACCCGGATGCGGGCATCATGAACGCGCCCTACGGCGGACGCAAGGGATCGGGTCACGGTTACGAGCATGGGCCGGAGGGCCTCCACGCTTACCTGAACATCAAACACCTGAGGATCCGGTACTGA
- a CDS encoding C-terminal binding protein — MKIVVTDHAFGDVRQERELAEAIGADFSVFQCTTPEETIRAVSGADAVITNFAPMGREQMAAMNRGGTVIRYGVGVDSVDLEAARDLGVNVANVPDYGIDTVADHAAAMMLALLRRLPHYTTQIRDKGWVAPVQVGPLTSFGRITIGLLGVGRISCALADRLHPFGFRIVGYDPYTNPEAAAEHHVELLSLDEVLASAQGFSLHLPATPETVRLINKDTLAKMPRGAVIVNTSRGPIVDEEALAEAIRDGRIAGAGLDVFDPEPLADNSPLRNLTEVILTPHAAFYSSESIDNLQRLAGEEAVRGVLGQALRCPVAIPGTR; from the coding sequence GAAGATCGTTGTCACCGACCACGCCTTTGGAGACGTCAGGCAGGAACGAGAACTCGCCGAGGCTATCGGAGCTGACTTCTCCGTTTTTCAGTGCACGACTCCGGAGGAGACAATCCGTGCCGTGTCCGGGGCGGACGCCGTCATCACGAACTTCGCCCCCATGGGACGGGAGCAGATGGCCGCCATGAACCGCGGCGGGACCGTCATCCGATACGGGGTCGGGGTGGACAGTGTGGACCTGGAGGCCGCGCGGGACCTGGGCGTCAATGTGGCCAATGTCCCGGACTATGGCATCGACACCGTGGCGGATCACGCCGCAGCCATGATGCTTGCGCTGCTGCGGCGGCTGCCGCACTACACGACCCAGATCCGTGACAAGGGCTGGGTGGCTCCGGTCCAGGTTGGGCCCCTGACGTCATTCGGGCGCATCACGATCGGCCTTCTCGGGGTCGGACGAATCTCCTGTGCCCTGGCGGACCGCCTGCATCCCTTCGGGTTCCGGATCGTGGGCTATGACCCGTACACGAATCCAGAGGCGGCGGCCGAACATCATGTGGAACTGCTGTCCCTGGACGAGGTACTGGCCTCCGCTCAGGGGTTCAGCCTGCATTTGCCGGCCACTCCAGAAACAGTGCGTCTGATCAACAAGGACACGCTGGCCAAGATGCCCCGGGGAGCAGTGATCGTCAATACCAGCCGCGGTCCGATCGTGGACGAGGAGGCGTTGGCGGAGGCCATCCGTGACGGGCGGATCGCCGGAGCCGGACTCGATGTCTTCGACCCGGAGCCCCTGGCCGACAACTCGCCGCTGAGGAACCTGACCGAGGTCATCCTGACTCCGCATGCGGCGTTCTATTCCAGTGAATCCATCGATAACCTCCAGCGGCTGGCCGGCGAGGAAGCGGTCCGCGGCGTACTGGGACAGGCCCTGCGCTGCCCCGTGGCCATTCCCGGAACCCGCTGA